CCTCCGTCAACCCAGTGCGGAGATCTGCGAGCGACAAACGGAGGATGGGCGTGAGCGAAAACAGATTCGCCATCGCGAGACCGATGGCCACGGCGAAACCCATCACATGCAGATTCAGTCCCAGTCCTTTCAGATAAGGCATATCCATCAGCATGTTGACCGGCATAAGAAGCTTCAGGAGATGGATCGCTCCGCATGCAGCGCACACGCCAAGAAGGCTGCCGGTCGCGGCAAGCATGACTCCCTCCGTCACGAACTGGCGGAGCAGCCGCATCCGCGATGCGCCCAGCGCCCCACGAATCGCGATCTCGTGACGACGGTTCTCCGAGCGAACCAGCAGAAGGCCGGAGACATTCACGCACGCGATCAACAGGAGAAGAACCGCCCCGCACAGCAGCAACAGCAGGACCGGGCGCAGGCTCCCCACAAGGACCTCCGTCAGCGGCAACACGGTCGCGCCGCGTCCTTCATCGGAGTCCGGATATTGTTTCGCGAGCTGCTGCGCGATCGAACGCATGTCAGACGATGCCGCCTCCCACGTGATTCCATCCTTCAGCCGCGCAATCGCCGAAAGTCCGTGGTTTCCACGATTCTTGGGATCGGAGGACTCGCTGAGAGCCGTCCAAAACTCTGTCTGCCCCGTAAGCGCGAAGTGAAAGTCCTGCGGCAACACGCCGATGATGACGCTCGGTTCTCCATTAAGCGTGACCGTCTGGCCCAGCAGATCCTGCCGTTTGCCGAAGCGGCTCTGCCACGCAGCGTAACTCACGATGACTGTGCGCGGCGCACTGGGAGTATCCTCGCCGACACCAAAATCGCGACCAACGATGGGAGCAACGCCCAACGTGCGAAAAAATCCAGCGCTCACCGTAGCGCCTTCCACACGCTGCGTCTCCGTCGCTGTCTTCAAGGCAAAAGATATGCTGTCGTAAGCCTCCACTGAACTGAAGACCTTGTTCTGCCTCTTCCAGTCCAGATAATCGAGATACGAAAGATGGAATCTCGGCCCAAGGGGCGTGCTCTCAAACAGCCCCGCCAACCGCGATGGAACTTGATACGGCAACGGACTGATCAGCACCGCATCGACAAATGCAAAGATCGCAATGCTGGCACACATACCCAAAGTCAGCACAAGGATCGCAGTGCAGGCGAACCCCGGATTCTTCCACAACTGACGGCACGCATAGCATAGGTCCGACCAGATGCTGTCAAGTGTCAGCGCCGTATCCGCCCCTGCCACGTGCTCTTTGGTGCTCGTCAGATTGCCGAAGCGCAGCAGCGCATCACGGCGTGCATCCTCGGCCGACATCCCCGCGGCAAGATTGTCCTCTATCCGCAGCTCGATATGAGACCTTAGTTCAGCGTCGATCTCCCGGTTCACCTTTGATCGGGACATGAGATTCGAAATGCGGCGAAGCATCGACATATATTTACCTCACGCATAGCTCAAAATGGCGCGAACGCCTTTCACTAGGTACTCAAAGTTCTTCTCGGCATCCTGTAACTGCTGGCGGCCCACGGAGGTCAGCTTGTAATACTTGGCCCTGCGGTTGGTATTCGTCAGCGCCCACTCTGAAGCGATCCATCGACGTTGTTCCATCCGGTGCAGCGCTGGGTATAAAGAGCCTTCCTCGACGCGCAGCAGATCGTCCGACGCTCGCTGAATATGGACCACAATTCCATAACCATGCAACTCCCCCATCTGGGAGAGAGTCTTGAGAACCAGCAAATCGAGCGTCCCCTGCAAATCATTCTTAGCCATGAAAATTGACCCCTAAACAACTTGGGATAAAAGATACCCATAGATGTATAGGGGTGTCAACGGCGAAACGACTAAACTAATAGGCGATGACAGCTCAGTTAGGCTGCTCGGAAACAGGACCGATAAACGCGCCTATGTTGACCCTATTTGGCTATCCCGGAGTACCGATCGAAATCCTGTCAAGTCCCCACCACACGAAAACCCTCGTCAATGCTGGACAATCGCGTGGCGTATGAGTTATTGCCAACCCGATATAATAAGTAGAGAGAAGATAAATAGAGACAAGAATAGCCCCGGGACCGGGGCTGTTCTTATGCGCAACTAGAACTGTAAGACTTCGAACGCTAACTCATTGATTCAGAGGAATTTGTACGTAACTCCTTTGGCAGGAATGATTTACGAGGCTTGCATCCTCGTAAATCATTAATAATAAAAGGCTTACGCAACGGTAATAAGGGGGGGGTAAGTTGCAGTTTGAGAGAACGACCCTAGGAAGGAAGCAGCGCCGCTTCAATCCCGGAGTTCACCTCGGCTTGAGCAAACTCTGCCGCAACCCGCACCCCGTTCATGATCGCCTTCTCATTCGACGATCCATGCCCTACGATGCAAACACCTCGCACGCCCAGCAGCACCGCACCGCCGTACTCCGAGTAATCCAGCCTCTTCTTGAACTCGGCAAAGGCCCTGCGCGACAGCAGCGCCCCTACCTGAGAGGTCACCGTGGACTTCAACGACTCGCGCAACGACGCACTCAGCAACTGGGCCGTCCCCTCAATCGACTTCAGCGCCACGTTCCCGACGAAACCGTCGCATACCGCCACATCGCTGTGCCCGTTGAACAGGTCGCGACCCTCCACGTTCCCCTTGAAGTTGATCCCCTTCAAGGCACGCAGCAGCGGCAGAGTATCGCGGGTCAGAGCGTTGCCCTTCGAATCCTCCTCTCCGATCGAGAGAAGGCCGACGCGAGGGTTGTTGATCTTCAGGATGTTCTTGGCATACATGTGGCCCATCACGGCAAACTGGACCAGATTGTCCGGATCGCAGTCAACATTCGCCCCAACGTCCAGCAGTAACGAGGGAATGCGATGGACGGTCGGCAGAATCTGGGCCAGCGCAGGCCGGTCGACGCCGGAAAGCATTCCCAGAACCATCTTCGCCGTAGCCATCGCCGCGCCGGTGTTGCCTGCGGTAAAGAACCCCGCGGCACGTCCCTCGCGGACCATCTTCAGCCCTACCCGCATCGTCGAATCGCGCTTGGACCGGACCGCCTGGGCGGCCTTGTCGTCCATCGTGATCCACTCGGTGGCAGGCACGATGAACACCGGAAGACGTTGTCCACGCAGCGCCTGCCGCAGAATTGGACGAAGTTTATCCTCCGGCCCAACCAGGTGGACGCGAACGTCATACTGACGCGCAGCAAGGACGGCCCCGCGAACCTCTGGTTCTGGGGACTTGTCGGAACCCATTGCATCTACAACGATGTCAGTCGGCATCAGCAGGGAAGAGCAGGGTTTGAGTTGGAAAGATTAGTTGGCTTCTTTGGTCACGAGAACGTCGCGGCCCTTGTACGTACCGCACTTGCGGCAGGCACGATGGGGAAGCTTGCGCTCGTGGCAGTTGGGGCACTCGGAGAGGCCGGTGGGGGTCAAAAAGTCGTGGCTGCGGCGCTTGGCAGTCCGTTGCTTGGAGTGGCGCCGTTTCGGATTAGGCATTGCAGTATCCCTTTCAATCGGCCGCGGCAATCACGCAAAAAACACGCAGTCGACGAGGCAAAAACTTGATTAGTGCTTCAGCTCGAGCTTGTCGGTCAGAGTTCCCAGACCCGCAAGCGCATTCCAACGCGGATCAGCCGGAGCCTCCTCGCAGGAGCATTTCGCTTGATTCAGGTTCTGACCACAGCGCGGGCAAAGCCCCTTGCAATCTGCCGTACAGAGGGTGCGACTTGGCAGGGAGAGTAACACCTGCTCGCGCACCACATCCTCCAGCAAAAGACCGCTCTCTTGATAATAACCGATTTCGGTCTCATCCGCAGTAATAGAACGCTCCCCGGCGTCCGCATCGGCGGATTCGGGACGAAAGATGAGGTCGAAATCGCCCGTAAGCGGCACCTTCACCGGGTCGACGCACCGCGCACAGAGAATCTCGAAGTCCGCACTGTAATTAGCCCGCAACCGGATATCGTTCACATGCGAACTGGAGCTGCGGTGCTCAATCAGCAGGTCCGCAACGCCGTTGACAGGCAGCGGCCCCACCTGCCGAATATCGGAGGCATAGTCCAATGCACCTGGAGCGATGACTTCAGTGAACTCAAGGGGTTCATCTACGAGTTGGAGCGGAGTAATCAGCACGTTATTAAGGGTAGCAGGTTCCCGGCGCAGATCAAATACCCTGCCCATCGCGCCGAAGAGGCTATCGGAAGCTTATGTCCTGCCGGACGGGCCCACAGCGCGTGGAGCGGTCACTTCGTGACGGGTATACCGGTCTTGGCAGGATGATAGTCATGGGGCCTCCCCTTGGTCGGCATAATCTGACTCCGACCAACGGGAAGACCACGCGAAGCTCTAAAAAGGTGTGCGAACGCCCGCCCAGCAGGACATCGATTCTAAGCAGCCCTTCGCCGACGCCCGCTCAGCAGATAAATCGCCGCTCGCAACTCCAGCAGCGGATCATCCGATGGTTCGATTCCCTCCACCCGCGGAATCGGATCGAAGATGATCTGCTTCTGTTCCTGAGCGTTATCGGCCACCAGCGCCGTCAAAGCGAAGGTGCCGAGTTCAAGAACTTTTCGATCGTCCGGCCAGTGATTGGTCGCATCGTCCACCACATCGCCATCGTTCGCAAGCTGCACCAGAATCTTGAACTTGATTGGCCCTCTCGCAACTCGCTCCGCAATCTCATCCATCAGGTAGTTCGCGTCTTTGGCAGCAGCCGCAGCGTCATCCAAATGATCGTTCCCAGCCTCAGGAACGATGCGATAGCGCCCAAATCGGCTGACTCCATCCTTGTTGGTGAACTTCATCGCGGTCACACCAAAGTAGCTCTCGCGGGCAAAGCTCGACGGCGCAGGCTTCGGCGCCTGCACAAACGCCAGCGCCTTTGGATGCGAACCAAGAAACGCCTCAAGCGAAGAGCCGGCCAGATTCTTAGGGTCACTCGTCGCAAGAGCCTTCAGTAACTCTAGAAACTCCGCCCCTGTTCTTGTCGGAAAGCCATCCGTCGAATGGCTGACGATATCGGTGTGGACGTGTTCCGCAAGGTTGAACCGAATCGCGAATCCTCGGGGATTTGCATTCGGATCGTTATCAGGCACCAGAGGAATACCAGTCGAGTCCGAAAATCGGACAGTCACTGGCATCGACTGCCGCAAGATGTGCGGCGCTTTGGTAAGTGTGGCCGCCTCGGAGGAAGGTGTAAACGTGCCGGTCAGCATCGTGCCCTTAGCATGGGCCGGTCGAAACCCGGGATTCAACCCAAAGATTGCGTCAAACTGTTGTAGAAGCTGTTCGCTGAGCGCAATGAGTTTTTCGTCGGTAGGAAGCGGCATCGTTATTCTCCTTCTCACAATCTACTGCACTCTGATTCAGCTTTAGTTAAAACGGACTCTTCTCGAAATGATTGTCTGAGAAAGACAATGCCTGGCTTACTCGCAGAAAAAGTTCGCATCTTTCATGACCCCCTGCTACGTCCAATACCGATGAGCAAGAAGTGGCAAGCATCAGACATTCCGTCGCTCGCAGACAAGCGTGTTCTTATCACTGGAGCGAATAGCGGCATCGGTTATCATGCTGCGCTAAAGCTTGCCCGTAAGGGTGCTCACATTATCTTTGCCTGCCGTGATCAGAGACGAGGCGAAGCTGCCCTCGCCCGAGTGGAAGCCGATTCACCGGGCTTGCGCATGGAGCTGGCAATTCTTGACCTCGCTTCTCTTTCTTCGATCCATCATTTTGCGGCTGCTGAACTCGCGCAACATCGCCCGCTGCACCTGCTCATCAATAACGCCGGCGTTATGACTCCGCCCCGCCGCAAAGAAACAGCTGATGGCTTCGAGGTGCAATTTGGCACGAATGTTCTAGGCCACTTCGCACTCACTGCACTTCTTATGCCCGCGCTGCAGCAGGCTGCTGGCGCATCTTCCGGCAATGCAGCCGAACGACCTCGAGTCGTGACCATTGCTTCGATTGCACACAAACGAGGACGCATAAACTTCGATGACTTGAACTCCACGCGAAGCTACTCTCCGATGGGAGCCTATCAACAATCGAAGCTCGCCAATCTTCTGATTGCTTTCGAGCTGGATCGTCGCCTGCGCGCGGCGAGCTCACGCATCATGAGCGTTGCTGCGCACCCTGGCGTAGCGAATACAAATCTCTTCCAGTCGGGCGAATACTCCGCAGTTGAAAAGAGCCTTCGCACCTTTGTGGGACATGTTATTGGCATTGCTCTCAACTCGGACTCCGAAGGGGCTCTCCCGACGCTCTATGCATCAACATCCGACGATGCAGAAGACGGTGGGTATTATGGGCCGCAAGGTTTTCTGGAGATGCGTGGTCACGAGGTAGGACGAGCAAAGATAGCTGCACAAGCGACCGACACCGCCTGTGCCGTTCGCTTATGGCAAGTCTGCGAAGAATTGACAGGGGTTAAATTCTTTAGCGAGGTGGCGGCTGTCGCCTCGTAAACGTGATGAGAATTTCTCGACGGCACCACGCAGACACGGCTCTCGCTTAAGTGATCTGGAGCTTTTGGCAGACGTGGGTGAATGAGAAGAACTAAAACCAACTCACTCGCCTAAGGCCTGAATAAGAGTAATGTGCCTTCCCGCATCGTGCTGATCGGTCAACAGAACGATCTTCCCATCCTGAGCGACAGTCAGGCCAGCGTAGACGGGAGGAGTCTGCTTGAGCATTGCGTACAAGGATGTGATCTTCGTATCGGGATTGAAGAGACGAATTGCACTGGAGGAGTCCCCGCGGTCGAGGTAGAAGATCCCCCGGGAAGTAATCTGCCAGTACCCCCAATAACCTGCGGATGGCTGCGTCAGGATCTGCGTCTCAGCTCCGCCAGTTGGTGGGACCCGCCAGATCCCGTCTTCATCGCCGCGGGTGTAATAGAGCCATTTGCCATCGGGCGATTCCTGCGGAACGATCCCATCTCCCGTGGTCACCGGCTGCGGGTCCCCTCCTGCTGCGGGTACTCGCCAGAGCTGCCAGCGGTCGCCGCGGTTAGAGCGAAAGTAGATCGACTGATCATCATGAGACCACCTCGGAGTGATATCGTTCGCATCCCCAAAGGTGAGCTGCTTTGGATGGCCCCCGGCAGCGGGCACGCAGAAGATATGCGAGTGACCTTCGGGACGTGAGTCGAAGAGAATTTTGTTGCCTTGGTTGGACCAGGAGGGGCTGCCGGTGAGCGGGCCAGCCATGAAAGTCAGTTGCCGAAGCTGATCCCCGGACTGGGAGGCAATCCATATCTCCTGATTGCCCGAGCGTCGGGACTGGAAGGCGAAGAAGCGCCCATCGGGCGAAAGGGCTGGGGCTGAATCTTGCTGGGTTGAGGTCAGAACAGAGTCGGACTGAACCGGAGTCTCCTTGCCTGAGCTCGGTTGGAGACGGAGAATGCTCCAGATGGCGGATCCTTGCGTGTAGGCTAACTCTCCGGCCTTCGGCCCCACCGCCGGCTGATACGCATCTTCCGTTCCCACGGGTAGGCGCTCGGGGAGCTTATCTTTCAGCCCGATCTTCCAAAGACCATACTTCCCGCCCCGGTTAGAGGAGAAGATGAGGAAGGAGCTATCCGCAGCCCAGGCGAGGCTGTCGATGTTCAAATGGTCATGCGTGAGCTGATGCAACTCGCCAGTGGCAGTCGACATGAAGTAGATGTCCCGAACGGCGGTTTCACTTGCCCGAGTAAATGCGATCCATTTGCCGTTGGGCGAGTAAGCTGGGTTCAGATCACCCTCCCAGCCCGCAGGTGGCGTCGTGATGGATCTGGTACTGAAGGTATGGAGATCAAGCAGGAAGATTGAGGAGTTTGGAGAGGTGCCGGAGTGGTCCGGATAGATCAATGAGCTTCCTGAGGGAGCCCAGGAGAGCGCGCCTTGCTCCCAATGGCTGGGTTCCTGCGGGATCAGTAGTCTATGTGGAGCCGCCTGCGAACTCACATTCGCAACCGAGAGGCTGAGACCATCGTTCGATCTAGCCAGATAAGCTATCTGACTCCCATCCGGCGACCAGGTGGGGCTGAACTGCTCGTTCTCGTCAGAGGTGAGCTGTTTTACCTCTTCCGTGCCAATGGTCTTGATATAAATCCGTCGAGAAGCCATATCTTCGGAGATCCAGACGAAGGCAACTTTTCTTCCATCAGGAGAGAACGCGGGCTGAATCTGCTCACCTGAGTAAGAGGTGAACTGGATCGTCCGAAAGGAGTTGGCGGCCCTGACCGATCTTCCCTTGCTTCTCTGGTAGGACCAAATGGCTATCAATGCACCCAAAATCAGCACCGCGATCAAGACGATCCACCCAATCCAGTAGCGATCACTCCACCTGGAGGTTTGCGATAGCACTGGGGGAGGCAAAGCAGCGTGGCTGAAGGAGGGGTGGATAGATGATAAGTCTTGAGTTTCGATGGGTAGCTCAGAGACCGGGGCTACGAGCCTGTAACCAACTTTGGGGATCGTCTGAATGAAGTGTGGCGTATGAGGGTCATCCTCGGTGATACGTCGCAGAATGGAGATACATCGGGTGAGGACGTCGTCGCTAACGAATGTGTCCGGCCAAACTGCAGAGATTAAGTCTTCCTTGGAGACGACACGACCATGCTGAGCTGAGAGTGTAAGGAGCACTTTCATGACTTTAGGTTCGATGTGGCGTACCACTTCGTCCCTTGTTAGAGAGTTGAGCTCGGTCTGAACTAGCCACTCTCCGACCCGAAACTCTGTCCAGCGTTCTTCCACCTCTGCCCCGACTTCCTTTAAATTGCTCATTCAAATATGCTTGTCGTCCCTCAGAAAACCCTCAGACAAGCATCACTCTCTCTTCAGGATCATCGCGTTGTCGTCTGCATAGGGTTCGAAACGCAATTAGTTGTTTGTTTTCAGAGGAAGCCAAAGTGAACCAATCAAAAAAATCATGCAGTCTTAATAGATTCGTTAATAGCGCTCCGAGTCGCACCTGGTTCCTGTCGGCAGAATGTCTGGCCGCTCATCCGCTGAACAGAGTTATGTTGGCCGCGGTGTTTATCCTACTGGCCTGCTGTTTCCCTGCCTTCGCGCAAGTCACTTCGGGCACTATTCTCGGCTCCATTCAGGATACATCGGGAGCCATTATCCCCGGCGCTAAGGTCACTGCTACTGCTTCGAATCTTGGCATTTCGCGGACGGTGAACTCAGCCGACAACGGCACCTTTTCGCTCTCTAACCTCCCAGCGACCACTTACAAACTCACGGTAACGGCAAAGGGGTTCGAAACCCTCGAAAAAGACGGCATCATTCTCAGCTCCGCCGATAAACTAAACGCCGGTACCTTCAGCCTCAAAGTCGGCGCCGAGGCCACAAGCGTCACTGTGACCGCAGATTCTGGACAGCTCCAGATTCAGGCGAACTCAGGCGAGAGGTCGGACCTCATCACTGGCAAGCAACTCAATGATATCGCTCTCAACGGCCGCAACGTTCTCGATATCATTCGCGTCGTTCCAGGCGTCTCGGGCGTAGGATCCTTCGGTGCCTCCGGAACGGGTGGCCTCACCTCGTACAGTGTCAACGGTACACGGCAAAATCAGCACGACTTCACCATAGATGGAGCTTCAAACGTCGATACAGGCGACAACGGCGGAACCCAGGTGACCGTCAACACCGACGCCATCGCCGAAGTAAAGGTTCTCACCTCGAACTATCAAGCTGAGTTCGGCAAGGCGGGCGGCGGGTCTTTCGTCGTCACCTCGCGCGGTGGAACCAATGACTTTCATGGCAACGCACACTACTTTCATCGCAACGAAGGTTTGAATGCAAACGACTATGTCAGCGATCAAAACGGGACCCCAAAACAGCTTTACCGGTACAACACGTTCGGCTACCAGATCGGGGGCCCGATTCTCAAGGATAAGCTCTTCTTCTTCTTCTCCAATGAGTTTTACCGTCAACTCGTGCCAGGCAGCCTCGACCAGTACCGCACGCCGACTCAGCTTGAGCGCCAGGGCGATTTTTCACAGAGTGTCGACAGCAGCGGCAACCCTATCCAGATCTTCAACCCAGCCACTGGCGCTCCATTCGCTGGTAACAAGATCACGCAGGCAGCTTTGACGCCTTCGCAGCAGGCCAGCTTCGCCCAGGTGCAAAAGATCTTCAGTCTCTATCCCCTACCGAACGTCTCCAATAACAATACCTACAACCGGCAGGACCCTCTCTCCTCGACCCATCCCCGTACCGAGTACATTGGTCGCGTTGACTACCAGATTTCGCCGTCCGAACGCATCTTCGTTCGGTATATCAACAACCAAGATACCCAAACTGGCCCTATCGGTTCGTTCGGTGGCATCTTGTGCGGTGGCTCGCTCCAGTTTGCAGGTGGTTGCACCGACAAGCAGCCTGGCTGGAATCTCTCGGTCGACCTCACCAGCACCCTGAGACCGACGTTGCTCAACGAGCTCACCGTCGGCCCCAGCGTGTATCACTCCAATATCGACGGCGTGAATGGCAATATCACCGTCGGTGCGAATAACATTAACCTGCCTCTGCTGTATCCGGTCACAAGTGATACTTCGATTCCGGACTTCGGATTCAGCGGCAACGGGCAAAACTATCCCTCTACCTACTTAGGTTCGACGCCGTGGCACCAGGCGACCACGACCATCACCGCAAACGATAACCTGACATGGAGCCTGCACAGTCACACGGTCAAGTTCGGCGCCTTCTATCAGCGCGCTCGCAAAGACCAGATCAGCTACGGCAACTCGAACGGCCAGTTCAGCTTCGGCAACAATTGCACTGGATCGCTGGGTTGCCTTAACTCCAGCTCCTCAAACAGTGGATCTCCCTTTGCTAGTGCCCTGATCGGTTCCTTCTCAAACTTCGACCAGTCGAGCGCTCGGCCTACAGGCTACTTCCGTTATAACCAAGTAGAGTTCTACGCGCAGGATACATGGCAAGTCTCGCCTCGTTTCACTCTCGACTACGGACTTCGTTTTGCCTACATTCCGCCGCAGTACGACGCTAAAAACCAGATTGCTCTCTTTACGCCATCTGCTTACAACCCCGCCGATGCAGTCTCTATCGATACCGGTGGCAACATTATTCCGAACTCCGGCAATCGACTCAATGGCATGACCTACGCCGCCGATGGAACGCTGCCGAAGGGCGGATGGAAT
The nucleotide sequence above comes from Tunturibacter empetritectus. Encoded proteins:
- a CDS encoding catalase family peroxidase, with amino-acid sequence MPLPTDEKLIALSEQLLQQFDAIFGLNPGFRPAHAKGTMLTGTFTPSSEAATLTKAPHILRQSMPVTVRFSDSTGIPLVPDNDPNANPRGFAIRFNLAEHVHTDIVSHSTDGFPTRTGAEFLELLKALATSDPKNLAGSSLEAFLGSHPKALAFVQAPKPAPSSFARESYFGVTAMKFTNKDGVSRFGRYRIVPEAGNDHLDDAAAAAKDANYLMDEIAERVARGPIKFKILVQLANDGDVVDDATNHWPDDRKVLELGTFALTALVADNAQEQKQIIFDPIPRVEGIEPSDDPLLELRAAIYLLSGRRRRAA
- a CDS encoding oxidoreductase; its protein translation is MSKKWQASDIPSLADKRVLITGANSGIGYHAALKLARKGAHIIFACRDQRRGEAALARVEADSPGLRMELAILDLASLSSIHHFAAAELAQHRPLHLLINNAGVMTPPRRKETADGFEVQFGTNVLGHFALTALLMPALQQAAGASSGNAAERPRVVTIASIAHKRGRINFDDLNSTRSYSPMGAYQQSKLANLLIAFELDRRLRAASSRIMSVAAHPGVANTNLFQSGEYSAVEKSLRTFVGHVIGIALNSDSEGALPTLYASTSDDAEDGGYYGPQGFLEMRGHEVGRAKIAAQATDTACAVRLWQVCEELTGVKFFSEVAAVAS
- the rpmF gene encoding 50S ribosomal protein L32 — protein: MPNPKRRHSKQRTAKRRSHDFLTPTGLSECPNCHERKLPHRACRKCGTYKGRDVLVTKEAN
- a CDS encoding ABC transporter permease, with amino-acid sequence MSRSKVNREIDAELRSHIELRIEDNLAAGMSAEDARRDALLRFGNLTSTKEHVAGADTALTLDSIWSDLCYACRQLWKNPGFACTAILVLTLGMCASIAIFAFVDAVLISPLPYQVPSRLAGLFESTPLGPRFHLSYLDYLDWKRQNKVFSSVEAYDSISFALKTATETQRVEGATVSAGFFRTLGVAPIVGRDFGVGEDTPSAPRTVIVSYAAWQSRFGKRQDLLGQTVTLNGEPSVIIGVLPQDFHFALTGQTEFWTALSESSDPKNRGNHGLSAIARLKDGITWEAASSDMRSIAQQLAKQYPDSDEGRGATVLPLTEVLVGSLRPVLLLLLCGAVLLLLIACVNVSGLLLVRSENRRHEIAIRGALGASRMRLLRQFVTEGVMLAATGSLLGVCAACGAIHLLKLLMPVNMLMDMPYLKGLGLNLHVMGFAVAIGLAMANLFSLTPILRLSLADLRTGLTEGGRSSSRTVWSHLGANLVALELSAAMVLLVGAGLLGKSFYRLMHADIGFQTDHLASMRLLAPLSRYAKDEQQVALARHVMDETNHLPGVQSVAIAHQIPVANVAGGNTTFEVIGRPQHGSEDESSSRNVSVDYFSTVRARLVRGRYFSEGDDVSKPRVTIVNRSFTRKYFAGEDPIGRQIRYDATTPAIEIVGIVDDLKEGPLDEEVQPVLYTPFNQEPDNAFFLVARTAQEPQELLKSLEATVHRIDPEILTFNAETMEDRINHSQSTYLHRSSACLVGGFAAIALLLGVVGLYGLIAYSVSQRTREIGVRIAMGAQRSSVYKLILKEAGRLAAIGILAGLICSVVTASLMRKILFGTQPWDAGTLAGVALVLSISALLASYIPAHRAASVNPVEALRAE
- the plsX gene encoding phosphate acyltransferase PlsX, which gives rise to MPTDIVVDAMGSDKSPEPEVRGAVLAARQYDVRVHLVGPEDKLRPILRQALRGQRLPVFIVPATEWITMDDKAAQAVRSKRDSTMRVGLKMVREGRAAGFFTAGNTGAAMATAKMVLGMLSGVDRPALAQILPTVHRIPSLLLDVGANVDCDPDNLVQFAVMGHMYAKNILKINNPRVGLLSIGEEDSKGNALTRDTLPLLRALKGINFKGNVEGRDLFNGHSDVAVCDGFVGNVALKSIEGTAQLLSASLRESLKSTVTSQVGALLSRRAFAEFKKRLDYSEYGGAVLLGVRGVCIVGHGSSNEKAIMNGVRVAAEFAQAEVNSGIEAALLPS
- a CDS encoding carboxypeptidase regulatory-like domain-containing protein, with the translated sequence MLAAVFILLACCFPAFAQVTSGTILGSIQDTSGAIIPGAKVTATASNLGISRTVNSADNGTFSLSNLPATTYKLTVTAKGFETLEKDGIILSSADKLNAGTFSLKVGAEATSVTVTADSGQLQIQANSGERSDLITGKQLNDIALNGRNVLDIIRVVPGVSGVGSFGASGTGGLTSYSVNGTRQNQHDFTIDGASNVDTGDNGGTQVTVNTDAIAEVKVLTSNYQAEFGKAGGGSFVVTSRGGTNDFHGNAHYFHRNEGLNANDYVSDQNGTPKQLYRYNTFGYQIGGPILKDKLFFFFSNEFYRQLVPGSLDQYRTPTQLERQGDFSQSVDSSGNPIQIFNPATGAPFAGNKITQAALTPSQQASFAQVQKIFSLYPLPNVSNNNTYNRQDPLSSTHPRTEYIGRVDYQISPSERIFVRYINNQDTQTGPIGSFGGILCGGSLQFAGGCTDKQPGWNLSVDLTSTLRPTLLNELTVGPSVYHSNIDGVNGNITVGANNINLPLLYPVTSDTSIPDFGFSGNGQNYPSTYLGSTPWHQATTTITANDNLTWSLHSHTVKFGAFYQRARKDQISYGNSNGQFSFGNNCTGSLGCLNSSSSNSGSPFASALIGSFSNFDQSSARPTGYFRYNQVEFYAQDTWQVSPRFTLDYGLRFAYIPPQYDAKNQIALFTPSAYNPADAVSIDTGGNIIPNSGNRLNGMTYAADGTLPKGGWNSRGIMYEPRLGASYDIFGDNKGVLRGGFGISHDREQGNLIFNTVFGNPSLVTTPSVPFSTIPQIPTAAQANSGVLSGIYGADVNGQVPTVYSYSLGIQREILHETTLDVAYVGTQGRHLVTARDLNTIPYGTTFTRAAQDPSQFAGGVVPTVEPNLPPEYAAAGYAFSGRYAYTQNFLSPYKGYGQMEYYKFDGTSNYNSLQVSVQRRFARGLTFGGVYTWSKTLTTSSADESFVDPFNPRKYSYGVASYDRPNIGAINYVYDLPNLARRFNGPHWLSYVTDGYQLSGLANIMSGQPVRNSLYSPANQVTGGSQYSKTPPAWVGVDHLGNLILPTIGQPNLGAPGSLRQGGMVTWDSSIFKNFAIGEASKGRSIQLRGEFFNVLNHPNILTRDYNANVTLPTYNANGTFTPLSIAKDTNWGQPTAAFGAAGPGGPRVIQLAAKVYF
- a CDS encoding PadR family transcriptional regulator — its product is MAKNDLQGTLDLLVLKTLSQMGELHGYGIVVHIQRASDDLLRVEEGSLYPALHRMEQRRWIASEWALTNTNRRAKYYKLTSVGRQQLQDAEKNFEYLVKGVRAILSYA
- a CDS encoding YceD family protein, coding for MGRVFDLRREPATLNNVLITPLQLVDEPLEFTEVIAPGALDYASDIRQVGPLPVNGVADLLIEHRSSSSHVNDIRLRANYSADFEILCARCVDPVKVPLTGDFDLIFRPESADADAGERSITADETEIGYYQESGLLLEDVVREQVLLSLPSRTLCTADCKGLCPRCGQNLNQAKCSCEEAPADPRWNALAGLGTLTDKLELKH